In one Prochlorococcus marinus XMU1404 genomic region, the following are encoded:
- a CDS encoding nicotinate-nucleotide adenylyltransferase — MGKSIALFGTSADPPTIGHKKILEELSKIYTFTISYVSNNPNKNHKEDISIRSHLLKTLIEDLDNPKILFDQNVSSQWAVESINKCKRIYKFNSLDFVIGSDLIKDIFYWKNFDKINDAVNFLLILREGYPVESNTLKMLETYKVKFKISTIKIPNISSSKFRSNFNYSNLPSSLIDFVKKNNLYESTKLIE; from the coding sequence ATGGGAAAAAGCATTGCATTATTTGGTACTAGTGCAGATCCACCTACCATTGGGCATAAAAAAATACTTGAAGAATTATCCAAAATATATACCTTTACTATTAGTTATGTGAGCAACAACCCCAACAAAAATCACAAAGAAGATATCTCGATTCGTAGCCATTTATTAAAGACTCTTATTGAAGATTTAGATAATCCTAAAATTTTATTTGATCAAAATGTTAGTAGTCAATGGGCAGTAGAGTCAATTAATAAATGTAAAAGAATTTATAAATTTAATAGTTTAGATTTTGTTATTGGGAGTGATTTAATTAAAGATATTTTTTACTGGAAAAATTTTGATAAAATAAATGATGCTGTTAATTTTTTATTAATTTTAAGAGAGGGATATCCTGTTGAATCAAATACTCTTAAAATGTTAGAAACTTATAAAGTGAAATTTAAGATTTCAACTATAAAAATCCCAAACATTTCAAGTTCTAAGTTCAGGTCAAATTTTAATTATTCTAATTTACCAAGTTCATTAATAGATTTTGTTAAAAAGAATAATTTATATGAATCCACTAAACTAATTGAATGA
- a CDS encoding NAD+ synthase, with the protein MKFLLAQINPVVGDLEGNAKKILFTASKASSTATDLVLTPELSLWGYPANDLLLKKNLLNNQYQILDQLALDINQKYGNLSITVGIAEIINDSFFPNLYNSIALVERGEWKIIARKIILPTYEVFDEKRYFRSEEKVSVLTKEINNKTWRLGFTICEDLWVNKNIEGRGIHKKNPIFDLKKKKVDILVNLSASPYTFKKLELRSKVSSFAAQYLQVPLIYVNQIGANDNLIFDGNSFILDKNGSRIKQLKSFSEDFSSWNIDQTKPQKNKFEKSEMSSIFDALVLGVKDYAQKCGFKTALIGLSGGIDSALVSAIATAALGSNNIYCVSMPSKWSSSHSKSDAKDLARRLKINFSSIPIENLMSSFEESFIKTISFKMAEITNQNIQSRIRGTLLMALANQEKHLLLSTGNKSELAVGYCTLYGDMNGGLSVIGDLYKTNVFKLCNWLDSEDSINHRKSYMLDTNVNIIGENIRTKAPSAELGPDQFDTDSLPPYSILDNILKGIIEEKKDLQQLEEDGYKKELILKIISLIKKAEFKRKQAPPILKLSSQSLGSDWRVPIAISY; encoded by the coding sequence ATGAAGTTTTTACTTGCTCAAATTAATCCAGTTGTTGGTGATTTAGAGGGTAATGCAAAAAAAATACTTTTTACTGCTTCGAAAGCTAGCTCAACTGCAACTGATTTAGTTCTTACTCCAGAATTATCATTATGGGGATATCCAGCAAATGATCTACTTCTAAAAAAAAATTTACTCAACAATCAATATCAAATTCTTGACCAATTAGCTCTAGATATTAATCAAAAATATGGAAACTTGAGTATCACAGTAGGTATAGCTGAAATAATAAATGATTCTTTTTTCCCAAATCTTTATAATTCTATTGCATTGGTTGAGCGCGGTGAATGGAAAATAATTGCTCGTAAAATTATTCTTCCCACCTATGAAGTATTTGATGAGAAAAGATACTTTAGATCAGAAGAAAAAGTGTCTGTATTAACAAAAGAAATTAATAATAAAACTTGGCGACTTGGCTTTACTATATGTGAGGATTTATGGGTCAACAAAAATATAGAAGGTAGAGGAATTCATAAAAAGAATCCTATTTTTGATTTAAAGAAAAAAAAAGTTGATATTCTAGTGAATTTATCGGCCTCCCCATATACCTTCAAAAAGTTAGAGCTAAGATCCAAAGTTTCCAGTTTTGCTGCTCAATATCTTCAAGTACCACTAATATATGTTAATCAGATTGGGGCAAATGATAATTTAATTTTTGATGGAAATAGCTTTATTCTTGATAAGAATGGATCAAGAATTAAGCAATTAAAATCTTTTTCAGAAGACTTCTCCAGTTGGAACATTGATCAAACAAAACCTCAAAAAAATAAATTTGAAAAGTCTGAGATGTCATCAATTTTTGATGCATTAGTCCTTGGTGTAAAGGATTATGCTCAAAAATGCGGATTTAAAACAGCTTTAATTGGGCTAAGTGGTGGCATTGATTCAGCACTAGTTTCAGCAATTGCTACAGCTGCACTTGGTAGTAATAATATTTATTGCGTCTCAATGCCCTCTAAGTGGAGCTCATCTCATTCAAAGAGTGATGCGAAAGATTTAGCGAGAAGATTAAAAATCAATTTCAGTAGCATCCCAATTGAAAACTTGATGAGCTCTTTTGAAGAGTCTTTTATAAAAACCATATCTTTCAAGATGGCTGAAATAACAAATCAAAATATTCAATCAAGGATCAGAGGAACGCTTCTGATGGCTTTAGCAAATCAAGAAAAGCATTTATTACTTTCAACAGGAAATAAATCAGAGCTAGCTGTAGGATATTGCACACTTTATGGTGATATGAATGGGGGATTATCGGTAATTGGGGATTTATATAAAACTAATGTTTTTAAATTATGCAATTGGCTTGATAGTGAAGATTCAATTAATCATAGAAAATCATATATGTTAGATACTAATGTAAATATAATTGGAGAAAATATACGTACGAAAGCTCCAAGTGCCGAATTAGGTCCTGACCAATTTGATACTGATTCTCTCCCACCTTATTCTATTTTAGATAATATTCTTAAAGGTATTATTGAAGAGAAAAAAGATTTACAGCAACTAGAAGAAGATGGTTATAAAAAAGAATTAATTTTAAAAATAATCTCACTTATAAAAAAAGCGGAATTCAAAAGAAAGCAGGCTCCCCCTATTCTTAAGCTAAGCAGTCAATCGTTGGGAAGTGACTGGAGAGTTCCAATTGCAATATCTTATTAA
- a CDS encoding DUF3326 domain-containing protein, whose product MKNSPTIFIIPTGIGCEVGGFAGDALPTAKLLASASGCLITHPNVMNGGTLSEKDENIFYVEGYNLDRLAKGEIALKRINQQKIGIIFDSAIESEILVRHLQVADACVSTLGINVHSYVITKKPLNIVIDSDSSKISGGIIENPDTLIDAGKCLIEKGVTAIAIVSKFPDDSDSSETNIYREGKGVDPIAGVEAVISHLISKFLKVPCAHAPALNPIELNENLDPRASAEEIGYTFLPSVLIGLSNAPDIVELPAKNELTSIHPDQIESIVVPNGALGGEAVLAGIEKGLNIISVKNQNTLNVTNNFYDYPNLFEVDNYLEAAGIILAIKKGINLDSVKRPLKKIQQCYYSD is encoded by the coding sequence ATGAAAAATTCACCAACAATATTCATTATTCCAACTGGTATTGGTTGTGAAGTAGGAGGTTTTGCTGGGGATGCACTTCCTACCGCTAAATTACTAGCATCGGCAAGTGGATGTTTAATTACTCATCCAAATGTTATGAATGGCGGTACTCTTTCTGAAAAAGATGAGAATATTTTTTATGTTGAAGGTTATAATTTAGACCGACTTGCTAAAGGAGAAATAGCTTTAAAAAGGATAAACCAACAGAAAATTGGGATAATTTTTGATTCAGCCATTGAAAGTGAAATATTAGTAAGACATTTACAAGTTGCTGATGCATGTGTTTCTACTTTAGGGATTAATGTTCATTCTTATGTGATTACAAAAAAGCCATTAAACATAGTTATTGATTCTGATTCGTCAAAAATCAGTGGTGGCATAATTGAGAATCCTGATACTCTTATTGATGCTGGAAAATGTTTAATAGAAAAAGGAGTTACGGCAATAGCAATTGTGTCAAAATTTCCAGATGATTCAGATTCTTCGGAAACAAATATTTATCGAGAGGGAAAAGGGGTTGACCCTATCGCTGGAGTCGAAGCAGTTATAAGTCATTTAATAAGCAAATTCTTAAAAGTTCCTTGTGCTCACGCACCTGCTTTAAATCCAATTGAATTGAATGAAAATTTAGATCCTCGTGCATCTGCAGAAGAAATAGGATACACCTTTTTGCCATCAGTCCTGATTGGGTTAAGTAATGCCCCTGACATTGTTGAATTGCCTGCTAAAAATGAATTAACCTCAATACACCCTGATCAGATTGAATCTATTGTTGTTCCTAATGGTGCATTAGGTGGAGAAGCAGTACTAGCAGGGATTGAAAAAGGTTTAAATATTATCTCTGTAAAAAATCAAAATACATTAAATGTTACTAATAATTTTTATGATTATCCCAATCTTTTTGAAGTGGATAATTATTTAGAAGCTGCAGGCATAATTCTTGCTATCAAAAAAGGTATCAACCTTGATTCAGTTAAGCGGCCTTTGAAGAAAATTCAACAGTGTTATTACAGTGATTAA